One Halomarina pelagica genomic region harbors:
- a CDS encoding NAD-dependent epimerase/dehydratase family protein, giving the protein MPDRALVTGATGFLGSHLCAALAEGDWEVTGTRRPTSDVSALDDVDVSWATMDVLDPDAVSAAVEGHDYVFHLAGIGLQAGDAETVERVNRDGTDHVLDAAREHGVERVLFTSTAGTRRARGTATEDDVAEPVGAYQRGKAAAEALCDEYGEAGLDVVTVHPTSIFGPRDENFTGRMFALVDNPLAVVHPPGGASFVGVDDVVDGIVAATERGAAGEHYVLGGENLTYSEALTVIATLVGGQKPAVELPPVLIHAAGPIVGRVNERLGTRMFPFDGEMARLSTKRLFYSSRKAREELGYTYRPLRDLVPDAWAWYRNAEGR; this is encoded by the coding sequence ATGCCTGATCGGGCGCTCGTCACCGGCGCGACGGGCTTCCTCGGCTCGCACCTCTGTGCGGCGCTCGCCGAGGGAGACTGGGAGGTCACCGGGACGCGCCGGCCGACCTCGGACGTCTCCGCGCTCGACGACGTCGACGTGTCGTGGGCCACGATGGACGTGCTCGACCCCGACGCCGTCAGCGCGGCCGTCGAGGGCCACGACTACGTCTTCCACCTCGCCGGCATCGGCCTGCAGGCCGGCGACGCGGAGACGGTCGAGCGGGTGAACCGCGACGGGACCGACCACGTGCTCGACGCCGCGCGGGAACACGGCGTCGAGCGCGTCCTGTTCACCAGCACCGCGGGCACCCGTCGCGCCCGGGGGACCGCGACCGAGGACGACGTCGCCGAACCCGTCGGCGCGTACCAGCGCGGGAAGGCGGCCGCCGAGGCGCTGTGCGACGAGTACGGCGAGGCGGGCCTCGACGTGGTCACCGTCCACCCGACCTCGATCTTCGGTCCGCGCGACGAGAACTTCACGGGACGGATGTTCGCGCTCGTGGACAACCCGCTCGCCGTCGTCCACCCGCCCGGCGGCGCGAGTTTCGTCGGCGTCGACGACGTGGTCGACGGGATCGTCGCCGCCACGGAGCGGGGAGCGGCGGGCGAACACTACGTCCTTGGCGGCGAGAACCTCACCTACTCGGAGGCGCTCACCGTCATCGCCACGCTCGTCGGCGGGCAGAAACCGGCGGTCGAACTCCCGCCAGTGCTCATCCACGCCGCCGGACCGATCGTCGGTCGGGTGAACGAACGTCTCGGAACGCGGATGTTCCCCTTCGACGGGGAGATGGCGCGGCTCTCGACGAAGCGACTCTTCTACAGCAGTCGGAAGGCGCGGGAGGAACTCGGCTACACGTACCGGCCGCTCAGGGATCTGGTTCCCGACGCGTGGGCGTGGTATCGGAACGCCGAGGGACGATAA
- a CDS encoding ArsR/SmtB family transcription factor: MSDPDPQLAELLDHLGDGVSRSVLAACASETRSVGELATMCEVSEATIYRRLNRLIDAGLLEERTRIGSSSVSGGKEYRTAVHHLEILLGEEGITVRTDGLDGGEEPLPTFTVFDPDERADDGTRVVDIQLKLPEHLFSEFLTVWAELNKRAEANAEGARSEGDLREGDPNEDDPNRDGPADGQ, from the coding sequence GTGTCCGATCCGGATCCGCAGTTGGCGGAACTGCTCGATCACCTCGGCGACGGCGTGTCGCGGTCGGTCCTCGCGGCCTGCGCGAGCGAGACGCGGAGCGTCGGCGAACTCGCCACGATGTGTGAGGTCTCCGAGGCGACGATCTACCGGCGGTTGAACCGTCTCATCGATGCCGGACTGCTGGAAGAGCGGACGCGGATCGGGTCGAGTTCCGTCTCGGGCGGCAAGGAGTACCGGACGGCGGTGCACCACCTCGAGATCCTGCTCGGCGAGGAGGGGATCACCGTCCGGACGGACGGTCTCGACGGAGGGGAGGAGCCGCTGCCCACCTTCACGGTGTTCGACCCGGACGAGCGTGCGGACGACGGGACGCGAGTCGTCGACATCCAGCTGAAGCTCCCCGAACACCTCTTCAGCGAGTTCCTCACCGTCTGGGCGGAGTTGAACAAGCGCGCAGAGGCGAACGCCGAAGGCGCTCGGAGCGAGGGCGACCTACGCGAGGGCGATCCGAACGAGGACGACCCAAACCGGGACGGCCCGGCCGATGGACAGTAG